A single window of Mycosarcoma maydis chromosome 1, whole genome shotgun sequence DNA harbors:
- a CDS encoding uncharacterized protein (related to SSK1 - two-component signal transducer), protein MPFDGTDGHPVDQTTTSTCTPNGSSDLAFTSSDSNNPSSLPFQRTGSPSKSSFQWPSEPLNDGRRSLPQHSQQSIEDANRDILQRITQANHDATTHPQSSPIPRLDQPRLSVQLSATLNILEDERKEQLSPTNTSLPILSPQPQNMNRSSSNGTNKSTTSDRPDAPPPTSQYPGFLPDMFRNAASMPLNLLRSLIPDNAFPASTDESLSASTLQVPVTSFNALFEACKALEWLATQASQLDLPDKATTTRRNSSTAPNQSEDNVDFSQFDYLQLLQKVADVVSGLAAAKGIDLVLDLDPQLQGPPANNQRHYKLGSCTVWADRLALTFLFMSCISRLLHNAPVQSIVIITSTLTPKDDSVLPIDLDPQMKLMILSLGLRLVLPRTRAATQDLMSSISGTPASLLLDAFGARLTTEQSTTLLSGNPLPGIPDRAVIDHSISVPVGQLAEAQQPASQEPEFESSLNKASKHIAGPDQDELVHFASTLQSNKVALYSTSQSVFARQLFTFLSGLGCDVAPVLTDSVDESSFEGSDHIFGKSTHTAVALTAGRPALVSYTSDIDQRAHPVSTSTSDKTTSATQIRQDGLPASTADTAVLDPVIGVPVTFDNSSYQSPIADQTPGSSHQVSDQAQLTPQTQVDQVGRRVVPFNFVIIDDDIATLQKELLRIRSAVPLLKSALGSKSSPNNPAATHQKMPRPTLDHRTKSSPQVNRLMASQPDLVSPRSFGSLGSALMHSESGTESLDSMDEAVSQTIIFFTSMKSYRLVRDTVQPIIDSASFRGVSSPPEIMVLPKPAGAKRILTALYVAQHKPVVRLPFLPIATSPLSPLVSHSKSWWTSDSSQQQDDHGFMTLTRRETASTDADFDTTPPTPWSPVDAFKAAEQIATPDIPLADENMPSTGEPALKGTSVRTITKETGPGAAPSTAASTTKSTSRSTASRHQNGSKPNANPADAVLTHRGSHAGPAPASTASLSASVHQARSQPVVSPMPAEALEYFSETAAKMGGSAASGMVIQSPDGRPAGIFFQPKASLSTPSLSGSKPALSRGVSASSLRRSHQVSSEHSDRSESAHRDRRMSNRSTDSTGGSIRGSGADGQQSRASNLHTLTEQAASGIAAEHGDLRVTQLPLPGANKYPTGSIFAPQVGIHSVLNSSRPPMTTPLAPSLSSPIQDSSEGGAEGQVSAAHESSQRGDGGKQADSHTDANVAVSSTGERLEKANSGVDSDSAKVDEAARSSGARPRQPVASAKNSAIASPNARTSAIGASRVAARQSLNASVTASPSDSKNKPSAVPQSGFMMGMGFTASARRGRGPKKAPVREAVLPPIKVLIVEDNPINQRILSMFMGKKKIKYDVANNGREAVEKWKTGGYHLILMDIQLPVMDGIEATKEIRKLERSANIGILPNTPPAGAESRMEVPSSSLSGGSRTLTAKGLMKHAVAGCGNVGAPEGDKRLPSKQPGPKVSSTIGGSNASCSELVSGLGIADRVSTNIRGASGSINAFRASVIIVALTASVLSSDRVEALAAGCNDFLNKPVSLPWLNQKILEWGSMMYLMYSGLSSDDIHLDKQSGGGVGGASKTDRAQLHLGFGYGPAEKAKALANNLHLGDTLAAKKKKRSEQRERIEASREKREHVVAKSAQQKGSALADDAARRVESTGKLDARI, encoded by the coding sequence ATGCCGTTCGATGGAACCGATGGCCATCCTGTTGACCAGACCACCACATCCACTTGCACTCCCAATGGATCGTCGGACCTCGCCTTTACCTCATCCGATTCCAACAATCCCTCCTCCTTGCCATTTCAACGCACAGGCTCACCTTCAAAGAGCTCCTTCCAATGGCCGTCAGAACCACTCAACGACGGTCGTCGATCGCTACCCCAGCACTCGCAGCAGAGCATAGAAGATGCCAACCGCGACATTTTGCAGCGCATCACTCAAGCCAATCACGACGCAACCACGCACCCTCAGTCCTCCCCTATTCCACGTCTCGATCAGCCTAGACTGTCTGTGCAGCTTAGCGCTACTCTCAACATTCTCGAAGATGAACGCAAAGAGCAGCTCTCTCCTACCAACACCTCGCTACCCATACTCAGTCCTCAACCTCAAAACATGAatcgctcctcctccaacGGCACCAACAAGTCGACCACCTCCGACAGGCCTGATGCACCTCCTCCCACCTCTCAGTACCCCGGCTTTCTACCCGACATGTTTCGCAATGCCGCCTCGATGCCCCTCAACCTCTTGCGCTCCTTGATTCCTGACAATGCCTTCCCAGCATCCACAGATGAAAGCCTCAGTGCTAGCACCCTCCAAGTTCCTGTCACCAGCTTTAATGCTCTCTTCGAAGCTTGCAAGGCGCTCGAATGGCTCGCTACTCAGGCTTCTCAGCTTGATTTGCCAGACAAGGCCACCACAACCCGTCGCAACTCGTCGACCGCTCCAAACCAGTCCGAAGACAATGTCGATTTTTCCCAGTTTGACTACCTCCAGTTGCTCCAAAAGGTCGCCGACGTCGTCAGcggtcttgctgctgcaaaggGCATCGACCTTgttcttgatcttgaccCGCAGCTTCAAGGGCCGCCAGCCAACAATCAGCGTCACTACAAGCTCGGTTCCTGCACCGTCTGGGCCGATCGGCTTGCCTTGACGTTTCTCTTCATGAGCTGCATCTCTCGCTTGCTTCACAACGCTCCTGTTCAgtccatcgtcatcatcacctcCACTTTGACTCCCAAGGATGACAGCGTTCTACCCATCGACCTCGATCCCCAGATGAAGCTCATGATTCTCTCTCTCGGCCTCCGCCTTGTCCTGCCACGCACTCGCGCCGCCACTCAGGACCTCATGTCGTCCATTTCAGGCACCCCTGCTTCGCTACTCCTCGACGCATTCGGCGCTCGACTCACAACAGAGCAGTCCACCACTCTCCTCTCTGGTAATCCTCTTCCCGGCATCCCTGACCGCGCCGTCATTGATCATTCCATCAGCGTCCCAGTTGGCCAACTTGCCGAGGCTCAACAGCCCGCGTCTCAGGAGCCGGAATTTGAGTCATCACTCAACAAGGCCTCGAAGCACATTGCTGGTCCCGATCAAGACGAACTCGTCCATttcgcttccaccttgcAAAGCAACAAGGTGGCTCTCTATTCTACATCCCAAAGCGTCTTTGCTCGCCAGCTCTTCACCTTTTTGTCCGGTCTCGGCTGCGATGTTGCGCCCGTCCTCAccgacagcgtcgacgagtcCTCCTTCGAAGGCAGTGACCACATCTTTGGCAAGTCGACGCATACCGCCGTCGCCCTCACCGCGGGTCGTCCTGCCCTGGTCAGCTACACCAGCGATATAGACCAGCGCGCCCATCCCGTTTCGACTTCTACCTCTGACAAAACCACCTCGGCCACACAGATCAGACAAGATGGCCTGCCAGCATCCACCGCCGACACGGCGGTCCTGGATCCTGTCATTGGCGTTCCAGTCACTTTTGACAATTCGTCGTATCAGTCTCCCATCGCCGACCAGACACCTGGCTCATCGCACCAGGTGTCTGACCAAGCCCAATTGACCCCGCAAACCCAGGTCGACCAAGTCGGAAGACGCGTTGTGCCGTTCAATttcgtcatcatcgacgatgacATTGCCACTTTGCAGAAGGAGCTCTTACGCATCCGATCCGCTGTACCGCTGCTAAAATCCGCCTTGGGATCCAAGTCCTCGCCGAACAACCCAGCAGCGACCCATCAAAAGATGCCCCGGCCGACACTCGACCACAGAACCAAGTCGAGTCCCCAAGTCAATCGCCTCATGGCTTCGCAACCCGACCTTGTCTCTCCGCGCTCCTTTGGTTCACTCGGTTCGGCGCTCATGCACTCTGAAAGTGGCACCGAatcgctcgactcgatggATGAAGCTGTGTCGCAAACCATCATCTTCTTCACCTCAATGAAGTCGTATCGCCTCGTCAGAGATACGGTACAGCCCATCATTGACTCAGCCAGCTTCCGTGGTGTCTCATCGCCACCCGAGATCATGGTCTTGCCGAAGCCCGCTGGAGCCAAAAGGATCTTGACCGCGCTATATGTCGCTCAGCACAAACCTGTTGTGCGGCTGCCTTTTCTTCCGATCGCAACATCACCTCTGTCGCCTCTTGTCAGTCACTCCAAGTCTTGGTGGACCTCGGACTCGTCACAACAGCAGGATGATCACGGATTCATGACGCTGACGCGACGAGAGACTGCGTCTACGGATGCTGACTTTGACACCACTCCACCCACACCTTGGAGCCCCGTGGATGCATTCAAAGCTGCTGAACAGATCGCCACGCCCGATATTCCCCTGGCCGATGAGAATATGCCCTCAACCGGCGAGCCTGCGCTCAAAGGCACCAGCGTGAGGACAATTACCAAAGAAACCGGGCCCGGAGCTGCGCCGTCCACCGCTGCATCCACCACCAAGTCTACCAGCAGATCGACCGCTTCCCGTCACCAGAATGGCAGCAAGCCAAACGCAAATCCTGCCGATGCTGTTCTGACACACAGAGGCAGTCACGCTGGCCCAGCGCCGGCTAGCACAGCATCTCTCTCCGCATCCGTTCACCAAGCTCGGTCTCAGCCCGTCGTTAGCCCAATGCCtgccgaagcgctcgaaTACTTTAGCGAGACAGCGGCAAAGATGGGTGGAAGCGCTGCCAGTGGTATGGTTATCCAGAGTCCCGATGGCCGCCCTGCGGGAATTTTCTTTCAGCCCAAAGCCTCTCTTTCTACGCCGTCACTCTCTGGTTCGAAACCAGCGCTTTCGCGAGGCGTGTCTGCCTCTTCTTTGCGACGCAGCCATCAGGTCTCGTCGGAGCATAGCGACCGCTCCGAGTCCGCTCATCGAGATAGGCGCATGTCGAATCGCAGTACCGATTCCACTGGCGGCTCAATTCGTGGCAGCGGCGCGGATGGGCAACAATCACGTGCCAGCAATCTGCATACCCTAACGGAACAGGCAGCGTCAGGAATCGCTGCAGAGCATGGCGATTTGCGCGTAACGCAGCTGCCACTCCCGGGCGCGAACAAGTATCCGACTGGAAGCATCTTTGCACCTCAGGTAGGCATTCACTCTGTGCTCAATTCTTCTCGACCACCAATGACGACGCCGCTGGCTCCGAGCCTGTCGTCGCCGATCCAGGATTCCAGTGAGGGCGGAGCGGAAGGCCAAGTCAGTGCGGCGCATGAATCATCGCAGAGAGGTGATGGCGGCAAGCAAGCCGACAGCCATACCGACGCAAACGTTGCAGTAAGTTCCACAGGCGAACGACTTGAGAAGGCGAACAGCGGTGTCGATTCTGATTCGGCCAAAGTGGACGAAGCCGCGCGATCGTCTGGCGCAAGACCAAGACAGCCTGTCGCATCGGCGAAAAACTCGGCAATAGCGTCGCCCAATGCACGCACCTCAGCAATTGGTGCGAGCCGCGTTGCAGCTCGCCAGTCACTCAACGCTTCTGTCACGGCATCGCCATCGGACTCGAAGAACAAGCCTTCAGCCGTGCCACAGTCGGGCTTCATGATGGGTATGGGATTCACTGCATCGGCGCGACGCGGGCGCGGGCCCAAGAAGGCACCTGTGCGTGAAGCTGTGTTGCCACCCATCAAAGTGCTCATCGTGGAAGACAACCCAATCAACCAAAGGATTCTGTCCATGTTTAtgggcaagaagaagatcaAGTACGATGTGGCCAACAATGGTCGCGAAGCGGTGGAAAAATGGAAGACCGGAGGTTATCATCTGATTCTGATGGACATCCAGCTTCCCGTTATGGATGGTATCGAAGCGACCAAGGAGATTCGCAAGCTGGAGCGAAGTGCCAACATTGGAATTTTGCCAAACACGCCTCCTGCAGGAGCGGAGTCGAGGATGGAAgtgccgtcgtcgtcgttgagcgGAGGTTCGAGGACGTTGACTGCCAAAGGGTTGATGAAGCATGCTGTTGCAGGATGTGGCAATGTGGGCGCGCCAGAAGGGGACAAGCGGCTGCCGTCAAAGCAGCCGGGACCGAAAGTGAGCAGTACGATCGGCGGGTCTAACGCATCTTGTTCGGAGTTGGTGAGTGGTTTAGGCATTGCCGACCGCGTGTCGACCAACATTCGCGGTGCAAGTGGCAGCATCAACGCGTTCCGCGCGTCGGTGATCATTGTCGCGCTGACGGCTTCGGTCTTGTCTTCGGACCGAGTGGAAGCTTTGGCGGCAGGATGCAACGACTTTCTCAATAAGCCGGTTTCACTGCCTTGGCTCAATCAGAAGATTCTGGAGTGGGGATCGATGATGTACCTCATGTATAGTGGATTGTCGTCGGACGACATTCATTTGGATAAACAGAGCGGGGGTGGTGTAGGAGGAGCAAGCAAGACGGAtcgagcgcagctgcatctTGGGTTTGGATATGGACCTGCGGAAAAGGCGAAAGCGCTGGCGAATAATTTGCATCTTGGCGATACGCTGGCtgccaagaaaaagaagagGAGTGAGCAGAGggagcgcatcgaggcGAGTCGGGAGAAGCGCGAGCATGTGGTGGCCAAGAGCGCACAACAGAAGGGGTCGGCATTGGCggacgatgctgcgcgGCGAGTCGAGAGCACTGGTAAGCTGGACGCGCGCATCTGA
- a CDS encoding uncharacterized protein (related to UTP4 - U3 snoRNP protein) has product MATSPNLQTVATGADAASLAIHRVRFVNWSPSTVTAIAVSPTFSGSARGLLAIGRQNGNIELCTWIGSRAAQKSDLDDRCFQSDAAGWAVHTVLPGQTNSKIEQLCFVNPPHQDPTEPRKLRLFSISGGSIVTEHYIPLQLAKLGARRDADVDQHAQSTKSRPGNVSQLFGSKSASNLDPHYPGETRCLPSLAGAVWSMAPSATGRYLALGCEDGSVRIIDLENDRFEHLASTSAQDRKIVPRFGKAKGKVISLCWGPPVRSRQPSSQRTSSSSSDDSDNSDNSDDEDHDDSKNWHESFLVGGLALSTAVVWHASTGNIVTKLALQKNRTESTIVWSVATLPDGTIVTGDSTGRVTFFDAQTRTPIPEASFRAHAASSDVLALCIGPDGRTVYSAGVDQKVAEYTKIDAANGGARWIHMASRRLHAHDIRALALDPAYSALDAAQAIGEGRRLVPSRLPVLLSGGVDFNLVLTPAAPPSAIVKAQKSSTIASIPSARAKAERATLNKVEQQHASINPISSNPLTTFADTTQRRVPFVPTTSRSGLLGGGSVAALCAGKGWIVLRREQSVGIWDLGSASELVSLAHASQAGESLEQRSPSWAKLLEIEVKVDSNLVCVAISGDGRYLALSDLYETKLFQLKLRRRADSEAVELEPKKIKSFSRVLGGHENVAPAASALRFSPDSTRLVVCSLSGAYVHVLELASDANAHTCKLLRSFGHHRRAAATVEDQRTIAGRRLNGDKAERDRVDSHSQTQRVERTTSTIIQHAEISHDGAWLCTISSDLQHHIFSLDSLSYARTLPSASSLPSGVVFHPSSSAQFSSMLTLVFSDNKLEFWDVESGKELTRDPVPTNAAAKHVGENASSRSQRKRASQQSRSTPSAGLADAMAATDSRTALVDNLSSLKHMLQLRLSSVRDFAISAVWCGDASANLANYTLVVYGATWICTARPLSAAPDIQTDMDMSDHPTSIASDASSTTFKWTVKTTAKYQPLLLVAQLPLQPADAAHLVVVERPYFELAKKLPAAFHRGARYGA; this is encoded by the coding sequence ATGGCAACATCGCCCAATCTTCAAACGGTTGCGACTGGCGCCGATGCAGCGTCTCTGGCGATCCATCGGGTTCGCTTTGTTAATTGGTCGCCTTCCACGGTAACAGCCATCGCCGTATCCCCCACTTTTTCAGGTAGCGCAAGAGGGCTTCTCGCCATCGGTCGGCAGAATGGCAACATTGAACTTTGCACCTGGATCGGTTCTCGTGCAGCGCAAAAGTCCGACTTGGACGACAGATGCTTCCAGTCGGATGCTGCCGGTTGGGCTGTCCACACCGTCCTGCCCGGTCAGACCAActccaagatcgagcagctctgctTCGTCAACCCTCCTCATCAAGACCCGACTGAGCCACGCAAGCTGCGTCTGTTTAGCATCTCTGGCGGCTCAATTGTCACCGAGCACTACATCCCGCTTCAGCTTGCTAAGCTCGGTGCGCGAAGAGACGCCGATGTTGACCAACACGCTCAGTCCACCAAATCGAGGCCAGGCAACGTCTCTCAGCTCTTTGGATCCAAGTCTGCTTCGAACCTCGACCCGCACTACCCGGGTGAGACTAGGTGCTTGCCTTCGCTTGCTGGCGCTGTATGGAGCATGGCGCCCAGCGCTACGGGCAGATaccttgctcttggctgTGAGGACGGTTCGGTGCGGATCATCGACCTCGAGAATGACCGCTTCGAGCACCTCGCCAGCACATCCGCTCAAGACCGCAAGATCGTACCTCGATTCGGCAAGGCAAAGGGCAAAGTCATCAGCCTTTGTTGGGGTCCTCCTGTTCGCTCCCGCCAGCCATCCTCGCAACGCACGTCATCGTCCAGCAGTGACGACAGCGACAACAGCGacaacagcgacgacgaagaccATGACGATTCCAAGAATTGGCACGAGTCGTTCCTTGTTGGTGGACTGGCTCTGTCCACCGCCGTGGTTTGGCACGCTTCCACAGGCAACATTGTCACCAAACTTGCACTCCAAAAGAACCGCACCGAGTCGACCATCGTTTGGAGCGTTGCTACTCTTCCCGATGGCACCATTGTCACGGGCGATTCCACGGGGCGCGTCACATTTTTCGACGCGCAAACTCGCACCCCGATTCCTGAAGCAAGTTTCCGCGCGCACGCTGCGTCTTCGGACGTGCTTGCGCTGTGTATCGGACCGGATGGTAGGACGGTGTACAGTGCTGGTGTCGACCAAAAGGTGGCGGAATATaccaagatcgacgcgGCCAACGGTGGTGCGCGCTGGATTCACATGGCATCCAGACGATTGCACGCACACGACATTCGAGCTCTGGCGCTCGACCCGGCGTACTCTGCCTTGGACGCGGCGCAAGCCATCGGCGAGGGGCGCCGGCTAGTACCGAGCCGTCTGCCTGTGCTGCTCAGCGGTGGTGTTGATTTCAACCTGGTGCTCACCCCCGCAGCACCACCGTCGGCGATCGTCAAGGCGCAAAAGTCGTCCACGATCGCTTCGATCCCTTCAGCACGCGCCAAGGCGGAAAGAGCAACGCTCAACaaggtcgagcagcaacacgcgTCGATCAATCCGATCTCATCGAACCCGCTCACCACGTTTGCCGATACGACGCAACGACGTGTGCCGTTTGTACCCACGACCTCACGCAGCGGTTTGCTCGGTGGCGGATCGGTGGCGGCTCTCTGCGCTGGCAAAGGCTGGATTGTGCTTCGGCGCGAACAGTCGGTCGGCATCTGGGACCTCGGGAGCGCTTCGGAACTGGTTTCGCTCGCACACGCGTCTCAGGCGGGTGAGTCGCTGGAGCagcgctcgccaagctgggcaaagctgctcgaaaTCGAGGTCAAGGTGGATTCGAACCTGGTTTGCGTCGCGATCAGTGGCGACGGCCGATACCTGGCGCTCTCGGATCTGTACGAGACCAAACTGTTTCAGCTGAAactgcgtcgtcgagcCGACTCGGAAGCGGTCGAGCTGGAGCCCAAGAAGATCAAGAGTTTCAGCCGTGTTTTGGGGGGACACGAGAACGTGGCGCCGGCAGCAAGCGCGTTGAGGTTTTCGCCCGATTCAACGAGGTTGGTGGTGTGTTCGTTGAGCGGGGCGTATGTGCATGTGCTCGAGTTGGCGTCGGATGCCAATGCGCACACGTGCAAGCTTCTGCGTAGTTTCGGTCACCATCGTAGAGCTGCAGCGACAGTCGAGGATCAAAGAACGATCGCTGGTCGCAGACTCAACGGCGACAAGGCCGAGCGGGATCGTGTCGATTCACATTCTCAGACGCAACGCGTGGAAAGAACGAcatccaccatcatccAGCATGCCGAGATCTCGCATGACGGTGCGTGGCTCTGCACGATCTCGTCGGATCTGCAGCACCACATCTTCTcactcgactcgctcagctATGCAAGGACGCTGccgtcggcgtcgagcttgccgtcTGGCGTGGTGTTCCACccttccagctcggcgcAGTTCAGCAGCATGTTGACGCTCGTGTTTTCGGACAACAAGCTGGAATTCTGGGATGTGGAGAGCGGAAAAGAGCTTACCAGAGACCCGGTGCCGACGAATGCAGCAGCTAAGCATGTCGGCGAAAACGCAAGCAGCCGCAGTCAAcgcaagcgagccagcCAGCAATCCCGCTCCACACCCAGCGCTGGTCTTGCTGATGCCATGGCAGCTACCGACTCGCGCACCGCACTCGTCGACAACCTCAGCTCGCTCAAGCACATGCTACAGCTCCGCCTCTCGAGTGTGCGCGACTTTGCCATTTCCGCCGTATGGTGCGGCGACGCAAGTGCCAACTTGGCCAATTacacgctcgtcgtctaCGGTGCTACATGGATCTGTACCGCGCGTCCGCTTTCAGCCGCGCCAGACATCCAAACTGACATGGACATGTCTGACCATCccacctcgatcgcctcTGACGCTTCGTCTACTACGTTCAAATGGACCGTAAAAACCACGGCCAAGTACCAACCGCTCCTACTCGTCGCTCAGTTACCGCTCCAACCCGCCGACGCTGCGCACCTCGTGGTCGTCGAAAGACCTTacttcgagctcgccaagaagtTGCCCGCCGCCTTCCACCGCGGTGCTCGCTACGGCGCCTAA
- a CDS encoding uncharacterized protein (related to MAK5 - ATP-dependent RNA helicase) has protein sequence MAKRVAMSKAQKEAQAKRAKKSDNSRPSSLSHASLQKTERKTVDPTKLAWSTVHLPSEAQSGGAGVTESDFFNSLDWNDDDFMGLQEIDDVEVLQESRGDGSRTITFLASETKLKNKQDNAAIASSAQKAPVKTAEAKLKANKKRPKKRTIDEVAPNVEIDAAPAPMESQELTAVTKDSDEPDSDGYETAADVTLLPQEDTADSDLDLDDNDLAEAFRNAHQLDLQDDEADEAEFDDKLLPAWSHLALHSDLKRALLHKGFKQPTEIQRKAIPFALGLQQEATSSDDSEDTADSAAIGAPSTRRKRDVVGVSQTGSGKTLAYGLPILNYLFENAENAIASSCRRNAVDDLPPPLGALILCPTRELALQVSSHLIDLVRASCIVSDIDVDQPEISHRKLLRRPQIAVVCGGMSEQKQRRLLEGRSRQGDRKAGVDIIVATPGRLWEMTRLDDHLAARIKQTRFLVLDEADRMVEVGHFAEMEHILNLVNRSEAKRPSEGQDGQQHVSGSDKEDESEVEIPTHGVKPSSSMQTFIFSATLSKALQVNLKRRRKLKQFAKKRHSKRKENATTLDELMDRIDFRDQAPAVIDLTPAQGLPQGLMETKIECVGKDKDLYLYYFLLRYPGRTLVFVNSIDGIRRLTPLLTQLNVMCYPIHSQLQQKQRLKNLDRFRAFERCGQASNCVLLATDVAARGLDIPSVEHVVHYQLPRSADTYVHRSGRTARAGSSGVSLALIEAKEKQLWTQLCRAMSRQSDISSLPITFSTLSLLRERVELALAIDKQTHEANKQQHDDNWLAKLAEDADLVMSDDDNVDPDAPTSKRGGSSASKAAEAKLNEMKNKLSALLSRPITMKGLSHRYLTAGGLQGSAWVDDMVRQQNHRQILGVQNTDAETDLKSSQTSQPVKKKIKSDNAGKASAAATAGAPAKPPKPASAVSASTEKRKRKKKPRSQLKRKPYQL, from the coding sequence ATGGCCAAGCGTGTTGCGATGTCCAAGGCGCAGAAGGAAGCGCAGGCGAAGCGTGCAAAGAAGAGCGATAACAGCAGACCTAGCTCTTTATCCCACGCTTCTTTGCAGAAAACGGAACGCAAGACCGTCGACCCTACAAAGCTAGCATGGTCGACGGTTCACTTGCCCTCTGAAGCGCAGTCAGGGGGTGCTGGTGTCACTGAATCCGACTTTTTCAACTCGCTCGATTGGAATGATGACGACTTTATGGGCTTGCAAGAGATTGACGATGTAGAAGTGCTGCAAGAGTCTCGAGGTGATGGGTCGCGTACCATCACTTTCCTCGCTTCCGAGACCAAGCTCAAAAACAAGCAAGACAACGCCGCTATCGCATCGTCTGCGCAAAAAGCACCTGTCAAAACTGCGGAAGCGAAATTGAAAGCAAACAAGAAACGGCCCAAGAAGAGGACCATTGACGAGGTTGCCCCCAATGTTGAAATCGacgcagcaccagcaccgatGGAGAGTCAAGAGCTGACGGCCGTCACGAAAGACTCAGACGAGCCGGATTCAGATGGATACGAGACAGCAGCCGATGTCACCTTGCTACCTCAAGAAGATACCGCGGATTCTGACCTCGACCTGGACGACAACGATCTCGCCGAAGCTTTCCGCAATGCACaccagctcgatctgcaAGATGATGAGGCCGACGAGGCTGAATTCGACGACAAGCTTCTTCCTGCATGGTCGCATCTTGCACTGCACTCAGATCTGAAACGTGCACTGCTGCACAAAGGCTTCAAGCAACCGACCGAGATTCAGAGAAAAGCAATCCCTTTTGCTCTCGGACTGCAGCAGGAAGCAACCTCTTCAGATGACTCGGAGGACACCGCTGATTCCGCCGCGATTGGTGCACCGAGCACTCGCAGAAAGCGTGACGTGGTAGGTGTCTCTCAAACTGGAAGTGGTAAGACGCTTGCCTATGGCCTACCCATCCTGAATTACCTCTTCGAGAACGCCGAGAATGCTATCGCATCGTCTTGTCGTCGAAATGCTGTTGATGACCTACCGCCACCTCTGGGCGCACTCATTCTGTGCCCCACTCGCGAGTTGGCACTGCAAGTCTCCTCGCATCTCATCGATCTTGTCCGAGCCAGCTGCATTGTTTCGGAtatcgacgtcgatcagCCCGAGATCTCCCACAGGAAGCTGCTACGACGTCCTCAGATCGCCGTAGTCTGCGGCGGAATGTCGGAGCAAAAGCAACGTCGGTTACTCGAAGGCCGTTCAAGGCAAGGCGATCGTAAAGCCGGAGTGGACATCATTGTCGCTACGCCCGGTCGGCTTTGGGAAATGACACGCCTGGACGACCATCTAGCGGCAAGAATCAAACAGACACGCTTTCTGGTTctcgacgaagctgatAGGATGGTCGAAGTGGGTCACTTTGCCGAGATGGAGCACATTCTCAACCTGGTCAATCGTTCCGAAGCCAAGCGCCCTTCAGAAGGTCAAGATGGACAACAGCATGTCAGTGGATCGGACAAAGAGGACGAATCTGAGGTTGAAATTCCAACGCATGGTGTGAAGCCGAGTTCGAGTATGCAGACGTTCATCTTTTCGGCAACGCTCAGCAAAGCGTTGCAGGTCAACCTCAAGAGGCGTCGCAAGCTGAAACAGTTTGCCAAGAAACGTCATTCGAAGCGCAAGGAAAACGCTACCACGCTGGACGAGTTGATGGACCGCATCGATTTTCGAGATCAAGCTCCTGCGGTGATCGACTTGACACCGGCACAAGGATTGCCGCAGGGGTTGATGGAGACCAAAATCGAGTGTGTGGGCAAGGACAAGGATCTGTACCTCTACTATTTCTTGCTGCGATACCCGGGGCGAACGCTTGTGTTTgtcaactcgatcgacggCATTCGTCGGCTGACACCGTTGTTGACGCAGCTCAACGTGATGTGCTACCCGATTCACAGCCAGCTCCAGCAGAAACAGCGTCTCAAAAACTTGGATCGATTTCGCGCCTTTGAGCGTTGCGGCCAAGCGTCCAACTGCGTTTTGCTCGCAACGGACGTTGCAGCACGTGGACTCGATATTCcgagcgtcgagcacgTCGTTCACTATCAACTGCCTCGATCCGCTGACACCTACGTTCACCGAAGTGGTCGTACTGCTCGAGCCGGAAGTTCTGGAGTCTCTCTTGCCTTGATCGAAGCCAAGGAGAAACAATTGTGGACCCAACTTTGTCGAGCCATGTCACGTCAATCCGACATCTCGAGTTTGCCCATCACGTTTTccacgctctcgctcttacgagagcgagttgagctCGCACTTGCCATCGACAAGCAAACCCACGAAGCCAACAAACAGCAACACGACGACAACTGGTTAGCAAAGTTGGCAGAAGACGCGGACCTCGTCATGTCGGACGATGACAATGTTGATCCGGATGCTCCAACGAGCAAACGTGGCGGGTCGAGtgcaagcaaagcagccgAGGCCAAATTGAACGAAATGAAGAACAAGCTCTCGGCGCTGTTGAGCAGGCCGATTACAATGAAGGGTCTATCGCATAGATATCTGACTGCAGGAGGTTTGCAAGGGAGCGCTTGGGTGGATGATATGGTCAGACAGCAGAATCACCGACAGATTTTGGGCGTGCAGAATACTGATGCAGAAACCGATTTGAAGTCAAGCCAAACAAGTCAGCcggtcaagaagaagatcAAGAGCGACAATGCTGGCAAAGCTAGTGCCGCTGCTACCGCCGGTGCGCCAGCAAAGCCACCAAAGCCAGCGTCAGCAGTGTCAGCATCAAcggagaagcgcaagcgcaagaagaagcctCGGTCACAGCTAAAACGCAAGCCCTATCAATTGTAG